ATTTGCTCGTGGCGTAGCATACGCACGGAGTGGGGTCTTTTTGATAACTCCCTGTCTGGTACACATCATCACATAGTGATTATCCACGTAGTCTGCGTTTTTTAAGTCTCGAACTTGGATAATACTGCGTACCTGATCACCAGGAGCTATATTAATTAAATTCTGGATGGCTTTACCTTGCGTTGCCTTTTTAGTTTCTGGTATGTTATAGACTTTTAACCAATATATTTTCCCATATTCTGTAAATATCAATAAATATTGGTGTGTAGTCGCTATAAACAAATGTTCGGAAAAGTCATCTTTTTTGGTAGAGACTCCTTTGGCTCCAATACCCCCTCTACCCTGTACACGGTATTCAGATAGCGGTGTTCTTTTGATATAGCCTTGGTTGGAGATCATGATAACCATTTCTGTATCAGGAATCATATCTTCCATAGTAAACTCATCAGAATGATACTCTATGGCTGTTTTGCGTGCATCAGCATAACGTTCCTTGAGTTCTGCTAACTCTTCCTTGATGAGTTGCATGCGGAGCATTTTATCAGCTAATATTTCTGAGAGATATTCGATGAGTTTTTTTACTTGAGCATGTTCTTCAATGACTTTAGTCCGTTCTAAGCCAGTAAGTCTTTGCAAGCGCATTTCTAGAATTGCTTTTGCCTGAATTTCACTAAGCCCAAAGGTTATGATCAATTCCTGTTTAGCTACTTCTGGATCTTTTGAACTTCGAATTAATGTAATAACTTTATCTAAATTGTCTAATGCAATAAGGTAACCTTCTAAAAGGTGTATTCTTTTTTTAGCCTGTTCTAAATCGAAAGAAGTCTTTCTTACCAATACCTCATGCCTATGGTCAACAAAGTGACCGATTAATTCTTTGACGTTAAGTATTTTAGGTCTTCCACCTACTAAGGCTACGTTATTAACGCTAAAGGAGTTCTGAAGCTGCGTTTGTTTATATAAGTTATTGAGGACTACATTGGCTACCGCATCGCGCTTAAGTTCATATACAATGCGCATCCCTTCTTTATCCGACTCATCTCGGATGTCAGCAATACCCTCTATCTTTTTGTCATTAATGAGCTGAGCGGTCCTTTCTATCATGGACGCTTTGTTGACCTGATAGGGTATTTCCGTTACGATTATTTGCTCTTTATTATTCCCTGTTACTTCAATGGTTGCTTTACCTCGCAATATAATACGTCCTCTACCCGTTTCAAATGCTTCCTTTACGCCGCTATATCCATAGATAATACCTCCAGTAGGAAAGTCCGGTGCAATCATATGCTCCATAATTTCAGAGATGGTGATCTCATTATTATCGATATAGGCAATAATGGCATCCAACGTCTCCCCGAGATTATGGGGAGCCATATTCGTAGCCATTCCCACTGCAATACCAGAAGAGCCATTTAAAAGTAAGTTGGGAAGTTTGGCTGGTAATACGATAGGCTCTTGTAGAGAACCATCAAAATTTGTTTGAAAATCAACTGTATCCTTATTTAGCTCTTTGATAAGTTCTTCTGCAACCTTAACCAAACGCGCTTCGGTATAACGCATGGCTGCAGGAGCATCACCGTCAACAGATCCAAAGTTTCCCTGACCTTCTACTAAAGGATAACGAAGGGACCAACTTTGTGCCATGCGGACCATGGCATCATAGACAGAACTATCTCCATGAGGGTGGTATTTTCCCAATACCTCTCCAACAATTCTTGCAGACTTCTTGTAGGCCTTGTTGTGGCTTAGGCCAAGTTCATACATACCATATAGTACCCTGCGATGTACAGGTTTCAGTCCATCTCGGACATCAGGTAGGGCTCTGGCAACAATAACAGACATAGAGTAATCTATGTAGGCATTGCGCATTTCATCTTCTATGTTAATTGGTATGATACGATCCATGCGTATTGAATCTATAAGTAATAGTGTTAATGATTATATTTTTTAATAGACTATAATACGAATAAAATAGGAAAAAGACTAAAAAATAGCATCTTTTGTATAAGATGTGGAGGCCATTAAGGCTTTGTGTCTGGTAAGAGGTTATGATGTCAATGCATAAGAAAAGAATAATATAGATAATGGACAATAAGTTTTTCTTTAATGCGTGAATTTTATTATATTTGAATTACTTAGTTCCAGTGAAATTTGTAACACTGTTTTAAGTTGTGCGCTGAGGGTTCAAGGGTGAGTGATAGGGGTTTGCTTTGCATTTTTGTATATAAGATGTTTCCTTTATTCGCATTTTTGTTGGTTTGTGCAAACCCTACTTGATCTGGTTTGTATTTTTTCTTAACTTTGTCCTCTTGCTGTGTATCCTTCCTAGTTTTTACTAGATAAGTTTTGGAGCGAGCTTGGTTGACATTGATAAAGTTGTATTATAAAGAAGTTATGATTGGAATCATAGGAAAAAAGATTGGAATGACTAGTCTTTACGATAGCAAAGGCCATAAAAAAGCCTGTACAGTAATTCAAGGGGGGCCTTGTGTTGTTACGCAGCTTAAGACCATGTCTGTGGATGGGTATACTGCTATTCAATTGTCCTATGACGATAAAAAAGAAAAAAACACTACTAAGCCTCTTATGGGCCACTTTTCCAAAGCTTCCACTGCTCCCAAGCGAAAACTAGTTGAATTCAGATCTGATGATGAATCTTCTCTTCAAGAAGTTGCTTTGGGGCAAGTCATTCGCGTAGAAAATGTTTTTTCTGAGGGTGAGTTTGTTGATGTTGTTGGAACATCCAAAGGAAAGGGATTTCAGGGTGTTGTCAAGCGACACGGTTTTAGTGGAGTTGGAGGCCGTTCACATGGTCAGCATAACCGCGAGCGAGCTCCAGGTTCTGTTGGAGCCTGTTCTTTTCCATCTCGTGTGTTTAAAGGTATGCGCATGGCAGGTAGAACCGGTGGTAAAAGGGTAAAGGTTGCCAACTTGCAAGTGATGTATGTATTACCAGAGAAAAATGTTATTGTACTCTGTGGAGCAGTTCCTGGTGCGAATAATTCTTATGTAATTTTGGAGAAGTAAAAATGAACGTATCGGTATTAAAATATACAGGGGAGGAGACAGGTCGATCGGTTTTGTTGCCAGAGAAAGTTTTTTGTATTACCCCAAATGATCATGCTGTTTATCTAGATGTACGATCGATTTTAGCTAATCGACGTCAAGGAACGCATAAATCAAAGGAACGTAGTGAAGTCAGTGGTTCCAGAAGGAAAATTAAAAAACAAAAAGGTACAGGTACCGCTAGGGCTGGTGATATAAAGTCACCCATATTTAGAGGGGGGGGTAGAATCTTTGGTCCTAAGCCAAGAGATTATGGTTTTAAATTAAATCAAAAAGTAAAAAAGCTAGCAAGGAAATCTGTGCTAACCTATAAGGCTAAGGAAAATAATATATCTGTTTTAGAGCCTTTCACTTTTGCAGCAGTAAAGACAAAAACCTATATGGAAATGTTGCGTAGTTTGTCTTTTCTGGATGAAAAAACTTTGTTGATTTTACCTAACACAGATATAAATATTGTACTTTCTAGTAGAAATATAAAGAAAGCAAAGGTGCTTTGTGTGGATCACGTTAGTACGTATGATCTATTGAATGCAAAAAGACTTTTGATTGTTGAAAGTGCCATAGAGCCCATGGTAAAAAAACTGACATAACAGAATGAGTATCTTTAAAAAACCATTGGTAACAGAAAAAGTATCATCACTTAATAAACAAGGTGTTTATGGCCTAATTGTTGATGATCGTGCCAATAAAAATGAGATAAAAAAAGAAGTTGAGCGTTTTTATAGCGTCACTGTAAAAAAAATTAATACCATGCGCTATGCTGGTAAAAAAAGAGCCAAATATGCAAAAGCAGGCGTAGTAATAAAAGGGAAGCGACCTTCGTATAAAAAAGTGCTCGTAACTTTGAAGTCAGGAGATGTCATAGATTTTTTTAGCAATATCTAACCACTTTGTTGAGTGTTTAATTTAGAGTTGTAGTTGATTTTAGAGAGTAGTTATGCCATTGAAAAAACTTAATCCAATCACCCCCAGTCAGCGTTTTAGAACAGCGCCTGATTTCTCTACTGTTATTACATCCAGTAAGCCAGAGAAGTCACTATTAGTAAAAACTAAAAGTACAGGTGGTCGAAATAATCGTGGTAGGATGACCGTTCCTCATAGGGGAGGGGGGCACAAAAGACGTGCACGCCTTATTGATTTTAAGCGAAGAAAATTTGATGTTCCTGCTTTTGTTAACTCTATTGAGTATGATCCAATGCGTACTGCATATATAGCATTATTGCATTACGTAGATGGAGAAAAAGCTTATATCATAGCTCCAGAAGGTATTAAAGTTGGAGCAAAAGTTGTAGCAGGTCCTAATGCCTCGATAGATTTAGGCAATGCGCTGGAAATGAAAAATATTCCACTTGGTACCATTATTCACAACATTGAGTTAGCCCCTAGTCGTGGTGCTGCATTAGCTAGGAGTGCTGGGTCATATGCCCAGCTGCTTTCAAAAAGTGGGAAATATGTTACCATTAAATTACCTTCTGGTGAAAGACGTTTGGTTTTAGATACTTGCATGGCAACGATTGGATCTGTTTCCAATAGTGACCATAACAATGTTACGATTGCAAAAGCAGGAAGAAATCGTTGGTTAGGCAAGAGGCCACGTGTACGAGCCGTTGCCATGAACCCTGTTGATCATCCAATGGGCGGTGGTGAAGGTAAAGCCTCTGGGGGACATCCTAGGTCATTTAAGGGGCTATACGCAAAAGGTAAAAAGACGAGAGATCGTAATAAATATTCTGCTAGACTGATAATTAGTAAAAAGAAAAAGTAATGAGTAGATCCATAAAAAAGGGTGCATATGTGGAGCATCATTTACAAAGTAAAATAGATGTGCTAAATGAATCTGGGAAAAAAACAGTAGTTAAGACTTGGTCGAGGAGATCAACGATTACCCCCGATTTTGTAGGTCATACTTTTGCCGTGCATAATGGAAATAAATTTATTCCTGTTTTTGTTACAGAGTCGATGGTAGGTCATAAATTGGGTGAGTTTTCCTTAACAAGAACGTTTAAGGGGCATACATCTAAAAAAAGATAGTTTGAATTATGGAGGCAATAGCAAGGTTAAGGAATTTATCTATATCTGCACGTAAGATTAGCTTATTAGCTACGCTTGTTAGGGGTAAAACTGTAGCTACAGCATTGGCTATATTACAAAATAAACAAGGGCAGTCCGTTGTCCCCCTAAGAAAATTGTTACTTTCTGCTATGGCAAATTGGCAGAATTGTAATGAGGATGCGTTAGAAAATACCGATATGTTTATAAAAAACATAACCGTAGATAGAGCAGGAATGTTAAAGAGAATTATGCCAGCATCAAGAGGTGTTGCACATAGGATAAGGAAAAGATCTAGTCATGTTACCATTGTGGTAGATGGTATAGTACATACTCCTGATGCAGTATATCAGGCTATTCCAGATGAAAAACATAAGAACACTATAGAAGAATAATTATCATGGGTCAAAAAGTTAATCCTATCGGCTTTAGAATTGGATTTATTCTAAAATCAGACTCTAATTGGTTTGCATCAAAAAAATCCTATGCAGAAAAATTAATGGAGGATGAAAAAATCCGTTCCTATTTGCGTACTAGGATGGCAAAAGCAAGTGTTTCTAAGATTTTGATTGAACGTGCAGGTAAAAAAATGACCATTACCATTCAAACCGCACGTCCAGGTATCGTTATTGGAAAATCTGGAGCAGAGGTCGATAAATTAAAGGGAGAGATAAAAAAACTTACTGGAAAAGATATCGAAATTAACATACTTGAAGTAAAAAAGCCAGATCTAGAAGCCAAGTTGATAGCCTCACAAATTGCACAGCAACTTAGAGCTCGAATGCCCTATAAAAGGGTTGTTAAACAATTGATCGCATCTGTGATGCGTGCTGGTGCACAAGGTATTAAAATAAAAGTGTCTGGAAGGTTAGATGGTGCTGAGATGGCTAGGGCCGAACAATTTAGAGAAGAAGCAGTTCCGCTTAGTACATTGCGTAATGATATAAGCTATGCTGCTGTAGAGTCACATACTATTTATGGTGCCATAGGCATTAAGGTGTGGATTTCTAGAGGAGATACCTCTTCTGTACATGAAAAACGTGCTGTAGATAAATTAGATAAGGCTTATAAACCATCAGAAAAACCTTATTTTCGTTCTCGGGGTAGGTAATACTTAAATAACTTCCCCATGCCGAATATTAACTTTTGCATTGAATAACTAAGATGTTACAACCAAAAAGAGTCCGTTATAGAAAAACGCAAAAAGGAAGAATAAAAGGTCTCTCCATGAGGGGAAATCTGTTAGAATTTGGAACCTTTGGCTTAAAAGCTTTAGAGCCCTCATATATTACAGCTCGACAGATTGAGGCTACTCGTATCGCTATTACGAGAGAAATGAAACGTCAAGGGCAAGTTTGGATTAGGATATTTCCTGATAAACCCCTTACAAAGAAACCTGCAGAGGTTAGGATGGGTAAGGGTAAGGGATCTCCAGATTCCTTTGTGGCAGTTGTTAAGCCTGGTAAAATTATTTTTGAGTTAGATGGCGTTCCTAAAGAAGTAGCAGAGCGTGCTATGCGTCTCGCTACACATAAATTGCCTATTAAAACAAGTTTTGTAGTTCGTAGAGATTATGATGCGGCAGTATAGTGCACCTGTTTTGGATTTTTTTAATTAGGATCTTTTACTATCAACACCGATGATTCAATAAGTATTGAAAATGAAATATAAAGAAGTGCAGTTGCTTTCTCCAGAAGAAATAAACATTAAACTAAGGGAAAAATTAGATTATTTAGTTAAGTTAAAATTTGCCCATAAAGTTTCTCCTATAGAAAATCCTATGAAAATAAGGGAAACGAGAAGGGGTATTGCACGATTGAAAATGGCTCAGAAAACGTACGAGTTTAGAAAACAATCAGAAATGTATGGCTATGCTGAGAAATAGAAGAAAAGAAAAAGTAGGAAAGGTGACAAGTAATAAGTCTGATAAAACGGTAACCGTTATGGTCGACTATAGAGCGATACATCCTGTGTATGGTAAGTTTTTAAAGACTACTACTAAGTTTATGGCTCATGACGAGGAAAATGCTTGCGGCATTGGTGATGTGGTGAGAATTATGGAGACACGTCCTCTAAGCAGAAAAAAGAGATGGCGATTGGTTGAAATCATAGAAAGAGCTAAATAAAAATGATACAACAGGAATCAATACTAAAAGTAGCGGATAATAGTGGCGCTAAGACAGCCCTGTGTATCCGTGTTCTCGGAGGTACGCGTAAGCGTTATGCCTATGTGGGAGATAAGATTGTAGTAACAGTAAAAACGGCTAATCCCTCTAGTAGCCTTAAAAAAGGGACTATTTCTAAAGCTGTTGTAGTTCGTACTTGCAAGGAAACAAGACGCAAAGATGGTTCTTATATTCGTTTTGAAGACAATGCGATTGTCCTAATAGAGAATAACAATGAGCCTAAGGGTACAGGCGTTTTTGGACCTGTTGCTAGAGAAGTTCGTGATAGGAAGTTTATGAAAATAGCATCTCTAGCTGATGAAGTTTTATAAAAAATATGCAAAAAACGATAAAAAAAAGTTCTAAAATTCATATTCGAAGGGGAGATCTGGTAAAAGTTTTAGCTGGTAAACATAAGAATGAGCAAGGTGTAGTGCTCAAAGTGTTTCCTAAAGAATATCGGGCCCTTGTTAAGGGTATGAATATGATATCTAAACATATAAAGCCATCTGCCGAAAACCCTAAGGGGGCTATTGAAAAAAAAGAAGCACCTATTCATATCAGTAATCTTATGTTCGTGGTTGCAGATACAGGGCAAGCTACTCGTGTGGGACGCAAGCTTAATGAAGAAGGAAGGCTACAGAGGTATGCTAAAAAAACTGGAAATTTTATAAAATAATGGTTAAGCCAAGATTACAAGAAAAATATTTCGCAGAGATCATTCCTTATCTAAAAAAAGAACTTGGATGTAAATCTGTAATGCAAGTTCCTAGATTAGAAAAAATATGTATCAATCAAGGACTTGGTGATGGTGTCTCTAATAAAAAGTTGATAGAACTTGGTCTAGAAGAGTTAACCGCTATTGCTGGACAAAAGGCTGTACCTACGCGTGCAACAAAGTCCGTTTCTAATTTTAAGCTTAGAGTAGGTATGCCCATAGGTGTTAAGGTTACCCTCCGAGGAAAAATTATGTATGAATTTCTCGATCGATTGGTTTCTATTGCATTACCTCGGATTAGAAATTTTTGGGGATTATCTATTACTGGATTCGATCGGAATGGTAACTATAACTTAGGCATTAGAGAACAGATTATTTTTCCCGAGGTGAGCATTGATAAAGTTATGAAAATGATTGGAATGAATATGACTTTTGTTACCAATGCGAAAAATAATGACGAGGCCCTTCAACTCTTGAAGGCATTGGGGATGCCCTTTAACATCGGGCAAGATTAAATTAAAAGGTTATGGCAAAAGAATCAGTCAAGGCAAGAGATAAAAAAAGAAGGCTTCTGGTACAGAAATATGCTACTAAAAGAGCTGCTTTAAAAGCCCAAGGAGACTATGTCGCATTAGATAAATTGCCTAAAAATGCGTCTCCTGTTAGATTGCGTAATAGGTGTAATATAACAGGTAGAGGGCGTGGATATATTCGAAAATTTGGTATTTCTAGAATTGTATTTAGACAATGGGCTTTAGCAGGAAAATTACCAGGCATACGGAAAGCCAGTTGGTAATTATTTAAATCTGTTGTAAATTTGTAATCCCGTTTTTATGTATCCTTATTTGTTAATATAAGCATTATGACTACAGATCCAATAGCTGATTATCTTACTAGAATCAGAAACGCCGTCTTAGCTAAGCATAGAATTGTAGAAATTCCTGCTTCAAAGATGAAGAAACAGTTGACAGAAGTGTTACAAGAGCAGGGCTATATCCGAGGATATAAGGTTTGTTCTAAAAAAGATGATGTTCAGTCAACCATTAAAATTGCACTTAAGTATAATAGCTTTACAAAAGAGCCTGCAATTGTAAAATTAAAGCGTGTAAGTAAGCCAGGGTTACGTAAGTATTCCACTGTTGCTACTATGCCTAGTGTGATTAATGGATTGGGTATTGCTATATTGTCCACCTCAAAGGGTATTATGACGGATAAAGAAGCCCGAAAAATGAACGTTGGTGGTGAAGTGCTCTGTTATGTTTACTAAAATTTAAATTAGGAAAAATGTCAAGGATAGGAAAGCTCCCAATTAATTTACCACAAGGTGTTGTTGTAGAAACAATAGATGAAGGTATTGTACAAGTACAAGGAGCTAAAGGTGTTTTGCAACAACGTGTTGATCCCACCATTCAGGTGCAAGTAACAGAAGGAGTAGTACAAGTTATTCCGAATGAAGAAGGTACAAAAAAAAGTAAAGCCCTCCATGGTCTTTATAGAGCATTGATACAAAATATGGTTACCGGCGTAAGTCTGGGCTTTAACCGCACTTTGGAATTAGTTGGAGTTGGTTATAAAGCCAATATACAAGGGCAAATGCTTGAGTTAAGTCTTGGTTATTCTCATGATATTGTTTTTGTCCTGCCAAAGGAAATAACAGCAGTGACAGAGCTGCCTAAGGGACAAAGCCCTTTAATTCATTTGGAGTGTATTGATTATCAATTACTCGGTCAAATTTCTGCTAAAATTCGTTCCCTAAGAAAAGTGGAACCCTATAAAGGTAAGGGTATTAGATTTTTAGGTGAGAAAATTCGACGTAAGGTTGGTAAATCCACCAAGAAGTAGCTTGTATATCTTGTTTTGGATTATTTGGTACTTGTTAGATATTTAGATAAGATGAAAGTGAAAAGTAAAAAAGCGGAAAGAAGAACCAAGGTGAGAAGAAGAATTAGGGGATCTCTACATGGAAGTCTAGAAAGACCCCGGCTTTGTGTTTTTAAAAGCAATACATCTATGTATGCCCAGCTTATTAATGATGAAAAAGGTGAAACACTTGTTTCCTCTTCTTTACGTGAGCTAAAAAAATACAAAAATAATCTTTCTGGCGCATTAGAATTAGGAAAGGATATAGCCAATCAGGCAATAGCAAAAGGTATAACAACAGTTGTATTTGACCGTTCTGGATATCTTTATCATGGAAAAGTTAAAGCATTAGCAGAAGGTGCAAGAGAACAAGGTCTTAAATTTTAGTTGATATGATATCAGGTAGCAAAAGGCTTAAAGCCAGTGATTATAATCTTGAAGAAAGGGTAGTTGCTATTAATCGTGTTACAAAGGTTGTCGAAGGAGGCCGTAGTTTTAGTTCTGCGGCAGTTGTCGTAGTTGGAAATGGTGATGGCGTAGTTGGTTACGGACTTGGTAAGGCAAAAGAATTAACAGATGCCATTGCTAAAGGAGTGGAAGAAGCAAAGCGCAATCTTATAAAGGTCCCTATTTTACGTGAAACCATTCCACATGATGCAGTTGGCAAATATGGTGGAGGTAATGTACTTATTAGGCCTGCTGCCTC
This is a stretch of genomic DNA from Cardinium endosymbiont of Culicoides punctatus. It encodes these proteins:
- the gyrA gene encoding DNA gyrase subunit A — its product is MDRIIPINIEDEMRNAYIDYSMSVIVARALPDVRDGLKPVHRRVLYGMYELGLSHNKAYKKSARIVGEVLGKYHPHGDSSVYDAMVRMAQSWSLRYPLVEGQGNFGSVDGDAPAAMRYTEARLVKVAEELIKELNKDTVDFQTNFDGSLQEPIVLPAKLPNLLLNGSSGIAVGMATNMAPHNLGETLDAIIAYIDNNEITISEIMEHMIAPDFPTGGIIYGYSGVKEAFETGRGRIILRGKATIEVTGNNKEQIIVTEIPYQVNKASMIERTAQLINDKKIEGIADIRDESDKEGMRIVYELKRDAVANVVLNNLYKQTQLQNSFSVNNVALVGGRPKILNVKELIGHFVDHRHEVLVRKTSFDLEQAKKRIHLLEGYLIALDNLDKVITLIRSSKDPEVAKQELIITFGLSEIQAKAILEMRLQRLTGLERTKVIEEHAQVKKLIEYLSEILADKMLRMQLIKEELAELKERYADARKTAIEYHSDEFTMEDMIPDTEMVIMISNQGYIKRTPLSEYRVQGRGGIGAKGVSTKKDDFSEHLFIATTHQYLLIFTEYGKIYWLKVYNIPETKKATQGKAIQNLINIAPGDQVRSIIQVRDLKNADYVDNHYVMMCTRQGVIKKTPLRAYATPRANGIHAIVIREGDCLLDVQLTSGSNYIVLALESGRAIHFNEQDVRPMGRVSSGVRGITLVHEQDRVIGMASFPTPDWDLLVVSEHGYGKRSSIDDYRITKRGGKGIKTIHITEKTGKLVAIHAVKDQDELMITNQSGVTIRIEVGELPIIGRTTQGVRIIRLGPDDKIASVAKIDVLDQEAKSEDDAVINKASQEENVLEEGEEIYNN
- the rplC gene encoding 50S ribosomal protein L3; its protein translation is MIGIIGKKIGMTSLYDSKGHKKACTVIQGGPCVVTQLKTMSVDGYTAIQLSYDDKKEKNTTKPLMGHFSKASTAPKRKLVEFRSDDESSLQEVALGQVIRVENVFSEGEFVDVVGTSKGKGFQGVVKRHGFSGVGGRSHGQHNRERAPGSVGACSFPSRVFKGMRMAGRTGGKRVKVANLQVMYVLPEKNVIVLCGAVPGANNSYVILEK
- the rplD gene encoding 50S ribosomal protein L4 codes for the protein MNVSVLKYTGEETGRSVLLPEKVFCITPNDHAVYLDVRSILANRRQGTHKSKERSEVSGSRRKIKKQKGTGTARAGDIKSPIFRGGGRIFGPKPRDYGFKLNQKVKKLARKSVLTYKAKENNISVLEPFTFAAVKTKTYMEMLRSLSFLDEKTLLILPNTDINIVLSSRNIKKAKVLCVDHVSTYDLLNAKRLLIVESAIEPMVKKLT
- the rplW gene encoding 50S ribosomal protein L23; protein product: MSIFKKPLVTEKVSSLNKQGVYGLIVDDRANKNEIKKEVERFYSVTVKKINTMRYAGKKRAKYAKAGVVIKGKRPSYKKVLVTLKSGDVIDFFSNI
- the rplB gene encoding 50S ribosomal protein L2, whose translation is MPLKKLNPITPSQRFRTAPDFSTVITSSKPEKSLLVKTKSTGGRNNRGRMTVPHRGGGHKRRARLIDFKRRKFDVPAFVNSIEYDPMRTAYIALLHYVDGEKAYIIAPEGIKVGAKVVAGPNASIDLGNALEMKNIPLGTIIHNIELAPSRGAALARSAGSYAQLLSKSGKYVTIKLPSGERRLVLDTCMATIGSVSNSDHNNVTIAKAGRNRWLGKRPRVRAVAMNPVDHPMGGGEGKASGGHPRSFKGLYAKGKKTRDRNKYSARLIISKKKK
- the rpsS gene encoding 30S ribosomal protein S19; this translates as MSRSIKKGAYVEHHLQSKIDVLNESGKKTVVKTWSRRSTITPDFVGHTFAVHNGNKFIPVFVTESMVGHKLGEFSLTRTFKGHTSKKR
- the rplV gene encoding 50S ribosomal protein L22, whose amino-acid sequence is MEAIARLRNLSISARKISLLATLVRGKTVATALAILQNKQGQSVVPLRKLLLSAMANWQNCNEDALENTDMFIKNITVDRAGMLKRIMPASRGVAHRIRKRSSHVTIVVDGIVHTPDAVYQAIPDEKHKNTIEE
- the rpsC gene encoding 30S ribosomal protein S3, giving the protein MGQKVNPIGFRIGFILKSDSNWFASKKSYAEKLMEDEKIRSYLRTRMAKASVSKILIERAGKKMTITIQTARPGIVIGKSGAEVDKLKGEIKKLTGKDIEINILEVKKPDLEAKLIASQIAQQLRARMPYKRVVKQLIASVMRAGAQGIKIKVSGRLDGAEMARAEQFREEAVPLSTLRNDISYAAVESHTIYGAIGIKVWISRGDTSSVHEKRAVDKLDKAYKPSEKPYFRSRGR
- the rplP gene encoding 50S ribosomal protein L16: MLQPKRVRYRKTQKGRIKGLSMRGNLLEFGTFGLKALEPSYITARQIEATRIAITREMKRQGQVWIRIFPDKPLTKKPAEVRMGKGKGSPDSFVAVVKPGKIIFELDGVPKEVAERAMRLATHKLPIKTSFVVRRDYDAAV
- the rpmC gene encoding 50S ribosomal protein L29, translating into MKYKEVQLLSPEEINIKLREKLDYLVKLKFAHKVSPIENPMKIRETRRGIARLKMAQKTYEFRKQSEMYGYAEK
- the rpsQ gene encoding 30S ribosomal protein S17, with translation MAMLRNRRKEKVGKVTSNKSDKTVTVMVDYRAIHPVYGKFLKTTTKFMAHDEENACGIGDVVRIMETRPLSRKKRWRLVEIIERAK
- the rplN gene encoding 50S ribosomal protein L14 codes for the protein MIQQESILKVADNSGAKTALCIRVLGGTRKRYAYVGDKIVVTVKTANPSSSLKKGTISKAVVVRTCKETRRKDGSYIRFEDNAIVLIENNNEPKGTGVFGPVAREVRDRKFMKIASLADEVL
- the rplX gene encoding 50S ribosomal protein L24; amino-acid sequence: MQKTIKKSSKIHIRRGDLVKVLAGKHKNEQGVVLKVFPKEYRALVKGMNMISKHIKPSAENPKGAIEKKEAPIHISNLMFVVADTGQATRVGRKLNEEGRLQRYAKKTGNFIK
- the rplE gene encoding 50S ribosomal protein L5: MVKPRLQEKYFAEIIPYLKKELGCKSVMQVPRLEKICINQGLGDGVSNKKLIELGLEELTAIAGQKAVPTRATKSVSNFKLRVGMPIGVKVTLRGKIMYEFLDRLVSIALPRIRNFWGLSITGFDRNGNYNLGIREQIIFPEVSIDKVMKMIGMNMTFVTNAKNNDEALQLLKALGMPFNIGQD
- the rpsN gene encoding 30S ribosomal protein S14 → MAKESVKARDKKRRLLVQKYATKRAALKAQGDYVALDKLPKNASPVRLRNRCNITGRGRGYIRKFGISRIVFRQWALAGKLPGIRKASW
- the rpsH gene encoding 30S ribosomal protein S8 gives rise to the protein MTTDPIADYLTRIRNAVLAKHRIVEIPASKMKKQLTEVLQEQGYIRGYKVCSKKDDVQSTIKIALKYNSFTKEPAIVKLKRVSKPGLRKYSTVATMPSVINGLGIAILSTSKGIMTDKEARKMNVGGEVLCYVY
- the rplF gene encoding 50S ribosomal protein L6, whose protein sequence is MSRIGKLPINLPQGVVVETIDEGIVQVQGAKGVLQQRVDPTIQVQVTEGVVQVIPNEEGTKKSKALHGLYRALIQNMVTGVSLGFNRTLELVGVGYKANIQGQMLELSLGYSHDIVFVLPKEITAVTELPKGQSPLIHLECIDYQLLGQISAKIRSLRKVEPYKGKGIRFLGEKIRRKVGKSTKK
- the rplR gene encoding 50S ribosomal protein L18, which encodes MKSKKAERRTKVRRRIRGSLHGSLERPRLCVFKSNTSMYAQLINDEKGETLVSSSLRELKKYKNNLSGALELGKDIANQAIAKGITTVVFDRSGYLYHGKVKALAEGAREQGLKF
- the rpsE gene encoding 30S ribosomal protein S5; this translates as MISGSKRLKASDYNLEERVVAINRVTKVVEGGRSFSSAAVVVVGNGDGVVGYGLGKAKELTDAIAKGVEEAKRNLIKVPILRETIPHDAVGKYGGGNVLIRPAASGTGVIAGGGVRIVLESAGIKNVLSKSQGSSNPHNVVKATFKALLQLRDPLTIAKQRGISLEKVFNG